A genome region from Candidatus Poribacteria bacterium includes the following:
- a CDS encoding response regulator encodes MDAKILIVEDERDIVDLLRYNLQEAGFETDYVRNGADALHRAVERPPDLILLDLMLPEVDGLIVCRLLKNDPRTKNIPIVMVTAKTEARDRVAGLELGADDYITKPFSPREVVLRVSAVLRRIQTGKQTESTKQIETHGLTIDLDKHQVLTENGTIDLTATEFKLITLFARSPGRVFTRDILMDVIWGEEYYGIDRTVDTHVSRLRRKLGEFGKHIETVHGVGYRFKEVS; translated from the coding sequence ATGGATGCTAAAATACTCATTGTTGAAGACGAACGCGATATTGTAGATTTACTGCGGTACAATCTACAAGAAGCAGGTTTTGAAACAGATTACGTTCGGAACGGGGCAGATGCTCTTCATCGGGCTGTCGAAAGACCGCCAGACCTCATTCTGTTAGACTTGATGCTCCCAGAGGTGGACGGACTGATTGTCTGTCGGTTACTCAAGAACGATCCACGGACGAAAAACATTCCGATTGTGATGGTAACGGCGAAGACCGAAGCGCGCGACCGGGTGGCGGGATTGGAACTCGGTGCAGACGATTACATCACAAAACCCTTTAGTCCGCGAGAGGTCGTCCTCCGTGTATCGGCTGTGTTACGTCGCATTCAAACCGGTAAACAGACAGAGAGCACCAAACAGATTGAAACGCATGGACTTACAATTGATCTGGACAAACATCAAGTTTTGACAGAAAACGGCACAATCGATCTCACAGCAACTGAATTCAAACTTATTACGTTATTCGCGCGTTCACCAGGACGCGTCTTTACCCGCGATATTCTCATGGACGTAATATGGGGAGAAGAGTATTACGGAATTGATAGGACAGTAGATACGCACGTCAGTCGTCTTCGCCGTAAGCTTGGGGAATTCGGCAAGCATATTGAGACGGTGCATGGGGTTGGGTATCGGTTCAAGGAAGTTAGTTAA
- a CDS encoding GNAT family N-acetyltransferase gives MNETQIRKELIREEPTETRDDVNADLRKWEDAIQNLMRIIERSEQKLGYFQNRVKQAQFMDRPNQRMIRAAGAQVGAHSAQLEGLRSQLRQLERLHGGGIRLRKITENELRRIWGWINRPGIRKFLYETQVSFETFLEDWNRWMENERTHALAIEVRTTHLLIGFTLLHYDVDTVTLKFVIVRPDYRARGYGTDALLEVVNYAFERLGAEHITLQVAPDNGPALICFENAGFQYLSYTDTVEQAYTMGIERSEWSGEKSIDEENVAPHLSAPLSVFFDPEE, from the coding sequence ATGAACGAAACTCAGATAAGAAAAGAACTGATAAGAGAAGAACCGACCGAAACACGCGACGACGTAAACGCTGACCTGCGGAAATGGGAAGATGCCATTCAGAACTTGATGCGTATTATTGAAAGGAGTGAACAGAAACTTGGATATTTCCAGAACCGCGTAAAGCAAGCGCAATTCATGGATCGTCCGAATCAACGTATGATCCGAGCTGCAGGGGCGCAAGTCGGCGCACACTCGGCGCAGTTGGAAGGCTTGAGAAGTCAGTTGCGTCAGTTGGAACGGCTTCACGGGGGCGGCATTCGTCTCCGTAAGATTACTGAAAATGAGCTTCGCCGAATTTGGGGATGGATAAACCGTCCGGGTATCAGGAAGTTCCTCTACGAGACGCAGGTGTCATTTGAAACGTTTCTCGAAGATTGGAACCGTTGGATGGAAAATGAACGGACGCACGCGCTGGCTATTGAGGTCCGGACGACTCACCTTCTCATCGGATTTACCCTCCTTCACTATGATGTAGACACTGTTACCCTCAAATTCGTCATCGTTCGACCGGATTATCGCGCTCGTGGATACGGCACCGATGCACTCCTTGAAGTCGTAAACTATGCCTTTGAACGACTCGGGGCTGAACACATCACACTACAAGTAGCTCCTGATAACGGACCCGCCCTGATATGTTTTGAGAATGCAGGCTTTCAATACCTCAGTTATACCGACACCGTAGAACAGGCTTACACGATGGGCATTGAGCGTAGCGAATGGAGCGGCGAGAAGTCGATAGATGAAGAGAACGTTGCTCCACACTTGAGTGCTCCACTTAGCGTGTTTTTTGACCCCGAAGAATAA
- the rsgA gene encoding ribosome small subunit-dependent GTPase A has protein sequence MLPLDQTMEGIVIKSISGAYEVQVGKRSYTCALRHHLIEDEKRRLAETKEMPYVDLVAVGDRVRISPAVSTAESGYIEECLPRDTQFGRIRMDGWRQVIVANLDMLLVIFAARHPTLKLRMLDRFLVTAEASGVEPVICINKLDLAKFENVQRELKLYEELGYKVVYTSIVTGVGVEELREVMRDNISAIVGSSGVGKSSLLNAVQPGLELRTGEVDTRIHKGRHTTTEVMLLPLEFGGFVADTPGIRTLGLLEIDEEQGLDIHFPEMRPYIPECKFAACTHQHEPACAVKQAVETRDISPIRYESYLRISGFKEGRYERNSDKKRTDKRRTDRNTRRRKR, from the coding sequence ATGCTACCTTTGGATCAGACTATGGAAGGCATTGTCATAAAATCGATAAGTGGTGCTTATGAGGTGCAAGTTGGCAAGCGCAGCTACACTTGTGCCTTACGCCACCACCTCATTGAAGATGAGAAACGGCGACTCGCTGAGACAAAGGAGATGCCATACGTGGATCTCGTCGCTGTTGGCGACCGGGTACGCATTTCACCTGCTGTGTCCACAGCGGAGAGTGGGTACATCGAGGAATGTCTGCCCCGTGATACCCAGTTTGGACGTATTCGCATGGACGGTTGGCGACAGGTGATTGTTGCTAACTTAGATATGCTACTCGTTATCTTTGCAGCGCGGCATCCGACACTCAAGTTGCGAATGCTTGACAGATTTCTCGTCACCGCGGAGGCATCTGGTGTTGAACCGGTTATCTGTATTAACAAACTTGATTTGGCGAAATTCGAGAATGTTCAGCGGGAACTCAAATTATATGAAGAATTAGGGTATAAAGTGGTTTATACAAGTATCGTGACAGGTGTGGGGGTTGAAGAATTGCGGGAGGTGATGCGGGATAACATTTCTGCAATTGTAGGTTCATCGGGGGTTGGGAAATCGTCTCTGCTCAATGCCGTGCAACCCGGACTCGAATTACGCACCGGTGAAGTGGATACACGTATCCATAAAGGACGGCATACGACAACAGAGGTCATGCTACTGCCACTTGAATTCGGCGGGTTCGTCGCGGACACTCCCGGTATCCGAACCCTCGGCTTGCTTGAAATTGATGAAGAACAGGGGTTAGATATTCATTTTCCGGAGATGCGACCCTATATTCCGGAGTGCAAATTCGCCGCATGTACGCACCAACATGAACCTGCGTGTGCTGTCAAGCAGGCGGTCGAAACTCGGGATATTAGTCCGATCCGATATGAAAGTTATCTCCGGATCTCTGGATTCAAGGAAGGGAGATATGAACGAAACTCAGATAAGAAAAGAACTGATAAGAGAAGAACCGACCGAAACACGCGACGACGTAAACGCTGA
- the infA gene encoding translation initiation factor IF-1, with protein sequence MKIATVTSKTREASKDAAIRVLGTVLESLPGNLFQVKLEDNDYKVVAYLAGKLMQHKIWVLPGDQVTVELSPYDLTRGRIVWRNPGA encoded by the coding sequence ATGAAAATTGCAACTGTGACATCCAAAACCCGTGAAGCCTCTAAAGACGCGGCGATCCGCGTCCTCGGAACTGTCCTTGAATCCCTACCCGGGAACCTATTTCAGGTGAAATTAGAAGATAATGACTATAAAGTTGTGGCATACCTCGCTGGCAAACTCATGCAGCACAAAATTTGGGTGCTTCCTGGCGATCAGGTTACCGTGGAACTTTCTCCTTATGACTTGACGCGAGGACGCATTGTCTGGCGAAATCCAGGGGCTTAG
- a CDS encoding phytanoyl-CoA dioxygenase family protein gives MSQALPLVAYPNLEGQVKAMEADGYAYLPKVIKGEQLAELRDAMDRLTAIPESFDRHGTPENGNGFLNKHINNAFNRDPVFLRYLDRSPVIELAEAVHGEDCHVIGMTAWVTGPGRPDQGLHADWLPIPLPADLLEDPRVKVPIFITTAHYYLDDLYEDLGPTKFIPGSHLSGRRPDGATEWKGATEKSILCNSGDVVLFRSEVWHRGTANRSEQTRYLLQVHYANRMITQKFPPYLNRFQFNEEILEQATERQQRLMGNHRPGAYD, from the coding sequence ATGAGCCAAGCCTTACCGCTTGTCGCCTATCCTAATCTCGAGGGTCAAGTCAAGGCGATGGAGGCGGACGGATACGCCTATCTACCGAAGGTTATCAAAGGCGAACAACTTGCGGAACTGCGTGATGCGATGGATCGGTTAACGGCAATTCCTGAGAGTTTTGATCGGCACGGCACACCAGAGAATGGTAACGGTTTCCTTAACAAACATATTAACAACGCCTTCAACCGCGACCCCGTCTTCCTACGATACCTTGATCGGTCTCCGGTTATCGAATTGGCAGAGGCAGTACACGGCGAGGATTGCCACGTCATCGGTATGACCGCATGGGTAACAGGTCCCGGTCGTCCCGACCAAGGGTTACACGCAGATTGGCTGCCGATCCCCTTACCTGCAGACCTTCTTGAAGATCCACGCGTCAAGGTGCCCATTTTCATCACAACTGCACACTATTACTTGGATGACCTTTACGAGGACCTCGGTCCAACGAAGTTCATCCCCGGCAGCCATCTTTCCGGACGGAGACCCGACGGCGCGACGGAATGGAAAGGCGCGACAGAAAAGAGTATCCTCTGTAATTCTGGCGATGTTGTGCTTTTCCGAAGCGAAGTCTGGCACCGCGGCACAGCGAACCGTAGCGAGCAGACTCGCTACTTATTACAGGTGCATTACGCGAATCGGATGATCACTCAGAAATTCCCACCCTACCTGAATCGGTTTCAGTTCAATGAGGAAATCTTGGAGCAGGCAACGGAACGTCAACAGCGATTAATGGGCAATCACCGCCCCGGTGCCTACGATTGA